The following coding sequences are from one Gossypium hirsutum isolate 1008001.06 chromosome A12, Gossypium_hirsutum_v2.1, whole genome shotgun sequence window:
- the LOC107939268 gene encoding lipase 3 codes for MRHSKLSRYFSFTASRDWFYRYSFGNAGLRSIRTDLGEGTVMHCWVPKSHNASRPNLLLVHGFGANAMWQYGEHLRHFTSRFNVYVPDLIFFGESYTTRSERTESFQAQSLMKLMEAHGVPRMSLVGISYGGFVGYSMAAQFPEKMEKLVLCCAGVCLEEKDLEEGLFNVSDLNEALSILLPQTPERLRDLIKFSFVKPIGKWVPSFFLSDFIDVMCTDHLKEKRELLVAILKDRKLSNIPKITQSILIIWGEEDKIFPLELGYRLKRHVGEEAKIVVIKNAGHAVNIEKSKDFMKHLKSFLFDSLTPHRPPSLLPLFDSLWS; via the exons ATGCGCCATTCCAAGTTGTCAAGATACTTCAGCTTCACGGCGTCTCGCGATTGGTTCTACCGTTATTCGTTCGGCAATGCAGGCCTTCGTTCGATCAGGACTGATCTCGGCGAAGGCACCGTCATGCACTGTTGGGTACCAAAAAGCCACAACGCTTCCAGGCCCAATCTCCTCCTTGTTCACGGattcggtgccaatgccatgtggCAATACGGTGAGCATCTCCGCCACTTCACATCTCGATTCAACGTCTATGTGCCAGACCTTATCTTCTTCGGTGAATCCTACACGACGAGAAGCGAGCGGACGGAGTCGTTCCAGGCTCAATCGCTGATGAAACTGATGGAGGCGCACGGAGTACCAAGAATGAGCTTGGTAGGCATAAGCTACGGCGGGTTCGTGGGGTACAGTATGGCGGCACAGTTTCCAGAGAAAATGGAGAAGTTGGTGTTGTGCTGCGCTGGGGTTTGCTTAGAGGAGAAGGATTTGGAAGAGGGTTTATTTAATGTATCGGATTTGAATGAAGCTTTGAGTATTTTGTTGCCACAAACGCCTGAGAGACTGAGAGACTTGATTAAATTTTCCTTCGTCAAGCCCATAGGCAAGTGGGTTCCAAGCTTTTTTCTCTCAGATTTCATTGAT GTAATGTGTACAGACCATCTTAAAGAGAAAAGAGAGCTGCTAGTGGCAATACTAAAGGATAGAAAACTCAGTAACATTCCTAAGATCACACAG AGCATATTGATAATATGGGGAGAAGAAGATAAGATATTCCCATTGGAACTTGGCTACAGATTAAAAAG GCATGTGGGGGAAGAGGCTAAGATTGTAGTGATTAAGAATGCAGGGCATGCTGTAAACATAGAAAAGTCAAAGGATTTCATGAAGCACTTAAAATCTTTCCTTTTTGATTCTCTAACACCTCATCGTCCCCCTTCCCTTTTACCCCTTTTCGATTCTTTATGGTCCTAA
- the LOC107929376 gene encoding chaperone protein dnaJ A6, chloroplastic has product MATAIPCGNTVVTGLGPRLLSSLNTNKWRISQARVSTEIAALSFSSSSIFPQNLTHLLFNSWSPKIPCHHLARRLIVKAARDYYSILGVSKTASKSDIKSAYRKLARNYHPDVNKEAGAEQKFKEISEAYEVLSDDEKRSIYDRYGKDGLKGSTMDMGDFTNPFDLFSSFFDMDIRNRGARNMAADGEDLICNLVLTFKEAVFGVEKEIDVSRLDNCTTCDGSGAKSGTKAYTCTTCGGQGQVVSSSRTPLGVFQQVMTCSACSGTGETFTPCDKCGGDGRERKSKKISLKVPAGVDSGSRLRVRSEGNAGKRGGAPGDLFVVIEVIPDPVLKRDDTNILYTCKISYIDAILGTTVKVPTVDGSADLKIPAGIQPGTTLVMSKKGVPLLNKGRMRGDQLVRVQVEIPRQLSDEERRLVEELANLKKTKTLNGSRR; this is encoded by the exons ATGGCGACGGCTATACCTTGTGGAAACACAGTGGTGACTGGGCTTGGACCGCGGCTTTTGTCAAGCTTGAATACCAACAAATGGCGGATATCTCAAGCGCG TGTTTCAACCGAGATAGCAGCGTTATCATTTTCAAGTTCAAGCATTTTTCCTCAAAATTTGACGCATTTGTTATTCAATTCATGGTCACCTAAAATCCCATGTCACCACTTGGCAAGGCGTCTGATTGTCAAAGCTGCTCGG GACTACTATTCCATCCTTGGAGTATCTAAAACTGCCAGCAAATCAGACATAAAAAGCG CTTATCGAAAACTCGCCAGGAATTATCATCCTGATGTGAACAA GGAAGCAGGAGCTGAACAGAAATTTAAGGAGATTAGTGAAGCTTATGAG GTCTTGTCAGATGATGAGAAGCGCTCTATATACGACAGATATGGTAAAGATGGTCTTAAAGGTTCTACTATGGACATGGGG GACTTTACCAATCCATTTGATCTATTTAGCTCATTTTTCGACATGGACATCAGAAATAGAGGTGCCAGAAATATGGCCGCAGATGGCGAAGATCTAATTTGCAATCTAGTCTTGACTTTCAAGGAAGCTGTCTTTGGGGTAGAAAAAGAGATCGATGTGTCCAGGCTTGACAACTGTACAACCTGTGATGGTTCAGGTGCAAAGTCAGGGACCAAGGCATATACTTGCACCACATGTGGTGGGCAAGGGCAAGTTGTCTCATCATCAAGGACTCCGCTGGGTGTCTTCCAGCAGGTAATGACATGTTCTGCCTGTAGTGGGACTGGGGAAACATTCACTCCTTGTGACAAATGTGGCGGCGATGGAAGAGAGAGGAAATCAAAGAAGATTAGCCTGAAGGTGCCTGCTGGGGTTGATTCCGGAAGTCGATTGAGGGTCAGATCAGAGGGCAATGCTGGAAAGAGAGGGGGTGCTCCTGGTGATCTTTTTGTTGTCATTGAAGTGATCCCAGACCCTGTACTGAAACGGGATGATACGAACATCCTCTATACATGCAAGATTTCATACATTGATGCAATCTTGGGGACAACAGTGAAGGTACCAACAGTTGATGGATCGGCCGATCTTAAAATCCCTGCCGGTATCCAGCCTGGAACAACCTTGGTGATGTCAAAGAAAGGAGTGCCGTTGCTGAACAAAGGCAGAATGAGGGGGGACCAATTAGTGAGAGTGCAGGTGGAAATCCCAAGGCAGCTAAGTGATGAAGAAAGGAGGCTCGTTGAAGAACTAGCCAACCTGAAGAAAACCAAGACTTTGAATGGTAGCAGGAGATAA
- the LOC107929381 gene encoding 7-deoxyloganetin glucosyltransferase, translating into MEAGKPHAVCIPLPAQGHINPILLFAKLLHFHGFHITFIHTEFNYYRLIQSRGLDSLRGSPDFRFETITDGLPSTNMRGIQDLPDLCSMLLVHGLRSFRELIMKLNARSDVPPVTCIISDGVMSFTLEVAEEFGIPEMVLFTPSACGMLGYLHFEDLKERGYFPLKDESELNNGYLETEIDWIPALKGVRLKDIPTFIRTTNPDDIMFNYNLQSVNNARKADAVILNTFDDFEHHVLDAIKTKLPKLYTVGPLSMLQRQLCPTNLDSIGSNLWKEDTECLGWLDRWKPKSVVYVNYGSLITVTPQHLREFAWGLADTNYPFLWVIRPDIVDGGGERILSKEFTAAISDRGLLVGWCPQERVLSHPSVGGFLTHCGWNSTMESVSEGVPMICWPFFAEQQMNCFYSCTKWGIGMEIDSDVKREKVESLVRELMEGMKGQGLRQNAIDWKKKAEIATSPDGSSYINFNKIVTQLKQGMPNA; encoded by the exons ATGGAAGCTGGGAAACCCCATGCTGTCTGTATTCCTCTACCAGCTCAAGGGCACATTAACCCTATCTTATTATTTGCCAAACTCCTCCACTTCCATGGCTTCCATATCACTTTCATCCATACCGAGTTCAACTACTATCGCTTGATTCAGTCGAGAGGACTCGACTCGCTCAGGGGCTCACCCGATTTCCGGTTCGAAACGATAACCGATGGTTTGCCATCGACCAACATGCGGGGGATACAAGATTTACCCGACTTGTGCTCGATGTTGCTGGTTCATGGGTTACGTTCGTTTCGAGAGCTCATAATGAAACTTAATGCTAGATCAGATGTCCCTCCGGTTACTTGCATAATATCGGATGGGGTGATGAGCTTCACCTTGGAAGTTGCTGAAGAATTTGGCATCCCTGAGATGGTTCTTTTCACTCCTAGTGCTTGTGGCATGTTGGGTTACCTTCACTTTGAAGACCTTAAGGAACGTGGATACTTCCCATTGAAAG ATGAGAGTGAGTTGAATAATGGATATCTTGAGACGGAGATTGATTGGATACCAGCACTGAAAGGGGTTAGATTAAAAGATATCCCCACTTTCATTCGAACCACAAACCCTGATGATATCATGTTCAATTACAACTTGCAATCCGTCAACAATGCCAGGAAAGCTGATGCTGTGATCCTCAACACCTTTGATGATTTTGAACATCATGTTTTGGACGCCATTAAAACCAAGTTACCCAAGCTCTACACTGTTGGTCCTTTATCAATGCTTCAACGCCAGCTTTGTCCCACAAATTTGGACTCCATTGGCTCGAATTTGTGGAAAGAAGACACCGAATGCTTGGGTTGGTTGGACAGATGGAAACCCAAGTCAGTTGTGTATGTAAATTATGGGAGCTTGATAACAGTGACGCCTCAACATTTGCGTGAGTTTGCATGGGGACTTGCGGACACCAACTATCCGTTCTTGTGGGTTATTAGGCCGGACATTGTCGATGGCGGTGGAGAAAGAATATTATCCAAGGAATTCACGGCGGCGATAAGCGACAGGGGTCTGCTTGTAGGGTGGTGCCCACAAGAGAGGGTATTGAGCCACCCTTCAGTGGGAGGGTTTTTGACGCATTGCGGGTGGAATTCCACCATGGAAAGTGTTAGTGAAGGGGTGCCAATGATTTGTTGGCCATTTTTTGCAGAGCAACAGATGAATTGTTTCTACTCGTGCACCAAGTGGGGCATTGGGATGGAGATTGACAGTGATGTCAAAAGGGAGAAAGTTGAAAGTCTTGTGAGGGAGTTGATGGAAGGGATGAAGGGGCAAGGTTTAAGGCAAAACGCCATAGATTGGAAGAAGAAAGCTGAAATAGCTACAAGCCCTGATGGCTCTTCTTACATTAATTTTAATAAGATTGTTACACAGTTGAAACAAGGGATGCCAAATGCTTGA
- the LOC107929388 gene encoding NADH:quinone reductase, whose product MGWKGILGFEYGIVQGPLGPDIAGPELVAAVANAGGLGLLRAPDWESPDYVKELIRKTRKLTDKPFGVGVVLAFPHKENVKAILEEKVAVLQLYWGECSKELVIEAHNAGVKVVPQVGSLEEAKNAINVGVDAIIVQGREAGGHVIGQEGLISLLPRVVDLVGDHGIPVIAAGGIVDARGYVAALALGAKGICMGTRFLATHESYAHPTYKLKLIEYDKTEYTDVFGRARWPGAPHRVLQTPFFCDWKCLSAQENETNQPIIGRTIIHGVEREIRRFAGTVPNPTTTGDIESMVMYAGQSVGLIKEILPAGQVVKKLVEAAQLLIHQTFNPDSI is encoded by the exons ATGGGGTGGAAAGGAATTCTGGGTTTTGAGTATGGAATTGTTCAAGGACCTTTGGGACCGGATATTGCTGGTCCGGAGCTAGTTGCTGCTGTTGCAAACGCTGGTGGACTTGGCCTTCTTAGAGCTCCTGATTGg GAATCACCAGATTATGTGAAAGAGTTGATAAGGAAGACTCGGAAGTTAACCGACAAACCCTTTGGGGTTGGTGTTGTTCTGGCATTTCCTCACAAAGAAAATGTAAAGGCTATACTAGAGGAGAAGGTAGCAGTGTTGCAACTGTATTGGGGAGAATGCTCAAAGGAGCTTGTAATAGAAGCTCATAATGCTGGGGTCAAGGTTGTTCCCCAA GTTGGGAGTTTGGAGGAAGCAAAAAATGCAATTAATGTGGGCGTAGATGCAATCATTGTCCAAGGCCGTGAAGCAGGAGGGCATGTAATCGGACAG GAAGGTCTAATTTCCTTGTTGCCACGAGTAGTCGATCTTGTTGGTGATCACGGTATTCCCGTTATTGCTGCTGGAGGCATTGTAGATGCTCGTGGTTATGTTGCTGCTTTGGCTCTTGGTGCTAAAGGCATTTGCATGGGCACAAG GTTTCTGGCAACTCATGAAAGCTATGCCCACCCCACGTACAAGCTGAAACTGATTGAATACGATAAAACCGAGTATACAGATGTCTTTGGCAGAGCAAGGTGGCCTGGTGCACCACACCGTGTCCTGCAAACACCCTTCTTCTGTGATTGGAAATGCCTTAGTGCTCAAGAAAATGAAACTAATCAGCCTATCATTGGTCGAACAATAATACACGGCGTG GAAAGAGAAATTCGGCGTTTTGCCGGTACAGTTCCGAACCCAACAACAACAGGTGACATTGAAAGCATGGTGATGTACGCAGGCCAAAGTGTAGGCCTCATCAAGGAAATTCTACCTGCCGGACAAGTTGTAAAGAAGCTGGTTGAAGCGGCTCAACTTCTTATCCACCAAACATTTAATCCGGACTCGATCTAA
- the LOC121210808 gene encoding polyadenylate-binding protein 2 isoform X3 — protein MKRRLKEMEDEAAALREMQAKVEKEMGSVQDPASAATSQANREEVDSRSIFVGNVDYSCTPEEVQQHFQSCGTVNRVTIRTDKYGQPKGYAYVEFLEAEAVQEALLLNESELHGRQLKVTAKRTNIPGMKQYRPRRSNPFMQPRDPFMAPYFFSPYGYGKVPRLRMATRYSPYY, from the exons ATGAAAAGAAGGTTAAAAGAGATGGAGGATGAAGCCGCTGCTCTTCGTGAGATGCAAGCTAAGGTCGAGAAGGAGATGGGTTCCGTACAAG ATCCTGCTTCTGCTGCTACATCTCAGGCTAATCGAGAGGAAGTAGATTCCCGATCAATCTTTGTTGGCAAT GTGGATTattcatgtacacccgaggaagtTCAACAGCATTTTCAGTCTTGTGGGACTGTAAATAGGGTTACTATCCGTACTGATAAATATGGCCAGCCAAAGGGTTATGCTTACGTGGAGTTCCTTGAAGCTGAGGCTGTTCAAGAGGCTCTTCTTTTAAATGAATCTGAACTGCATGGCAGGCAGTTGAAG GTTACTGCTAAGCGGACCAATATACCTGGGATGAAACAATATCGGCCTCGCCGGTCCAACCCTTTTATGCAACCCAGGGACCCATTTATGGCTCCATATTTCTTTTCTCCTTATGGATATGG GAAGGTTCCAAGGTTGAGAATGGCAACACGATATAGCCCCTATTATTAG
- the LOC121210808 gene encoding polyadenylate-binding protein 2 isoform X2 gives MEGDDVVMAAPESTEADLDDMKRRLKEMEDEAAALREMQAKVEKEMGSVQDPASAATSQANREEVDSRSIFVGNVDYSCTPEEVQQHFQSCGTVNRVTIRTDKYGQPKGYAYVEFLEAEAVQEALLLNESELHGRQLKVTAKRTNIPGMKQYRPRRSNPFMQPRDPFMAPYFFSPYGYGKVPRLRMATRYSPYY, from the exons ATGGAAGGAGACGATGTAGTCATGGCAGCGCCGGAATCCACTGAAgct GACCTGGATGACATGAAAAGAAGGTTAAAAGAGATGGAGGATGAAGCCGCTGCTCTTCGTGAGATGCAAGCTAAGGTCGAGAAGGAGATGGGTTCCGTACAAG ATCCTGCTTCTGCTGCTACATCTCAGGCTAATCGAGAGGAAGTAGATTCCCGATCAATCTTTGTTGGCAAT GTGGATTattcatgtacacccgaggaagtTCAACAGCATTTTCAGTCTTGTGGGACTGTAAATAGGGTTACTATCCGTACTGATAAATATGGCCAGCCAAAGGGTTATGCTTACGTGGAGTTCCTTGAAGCTGAGGCTGTTCAAGAGGCTCTTCTTTTAAATGAATCTGAACTGCATGGCAGGCAGTTGAAG GTTACTGCTAAGCGGACCAATATACCTGGGATGAAACAATATCGGCCTCGCCGGTCCAACCCTTTTATGCAACCCAGGGACCCATTTATGGCTCCATATTTCTTTTCTCCTTATGGATATGG GAAGGTTCCAAGGTTGAGAATGGCAACACGATATAGCCCCTATTATTAG